CACACAGCAATCGGTTCCCTATCTACTATATccactaccaccaccaccatccACCCGGCCAGCAGCGAATGGAAGCGCTGATCCAGCAAAACACTTGAAAGAGACGCAGAAGAAGAGATGCAGAGCTCAAGTACAGCGCTAGACAGCAGATCAGCTGGTAAGAACGGTGGCgtggggcggcggcggtggcggtggcggtggcgcagCAGCcatcggtggtggtggtggggacGCGAAGGGGAGGCTCCGGAGGACGAGGAAGCGAACCCGGCGCGGCAGGATGCGCCGCGGCGCCGCGGATGAGAGCAGGCGCTCCACGGCGCGCGCCACCGCCGCCGTgtactcctccagtagctccgccATGATCGCCACGAGTATCATCTCTCCTCAGGATGGCGGCAACAACACGACGGTGTCTGTCTGTCTTGACTTCTGCGAGTATACACTGACTGAGGTCTGACTGACCTCCTTCCTCGCTTCCTTTATTACTGTTCTCTCACACCTCTTCTTTCTTTCGAAAAAGCGAGGCCTCGTTGTATTGTATGGATTCCCTACAGCAGTCCATTGTTGCAGTTAATAACGGTGAGCTTATCCGGATTCAGGAGCTGTGACGTGGTGGGATGGAGGGCGTTCTGCTGCCTGCTGCGGTATAGTATAGATTTTGTCCGTTCCGTGGTCCCACCCACTCAGCAGTGGCGGAGGATAGTAAAAGCCAAGGTGCGCCATGCCTACGTTTGCTTTTGCACATACCCTTTACTCAGTGCATAATAATTAAGTGATTACACATCTAATTCTATTGATTACACGTAGGACTGAAAAATAAGCTATGAACCGACCGAGCCTATTTTTCGAGCTTGATTTTCAGTGGCTCGTGAGCCATGTCAAATTAACCAGTTTATAGAATAACGATGAATATTAGATAATTTTATGAATACTAGCTCGTTTTTGTCCTTAATGATGAATATATTACAATTTATAATTTAAATTACTCATAATGTTAAATAATAATTCCATATTTTAAATTTATATAATGTTAATTCACTAAATAATGCAATAATAAGTATCGGGAAATGGCTCGTGAGCCCATGTCGAGCCTCTTTCTCTAGCTTGCCAAGTGGACGAGCTGAGCCGAGCCCGTTCAGTCACTGAGCCGAGCCCTAATTGCAAGTTTCTTATAGCCAGTTTAGATGTAGATATTGAAGCATAGAATAGGAAattagtgtaacaccctgaaattGGGGTTACAAATTTCTTTGCTTTTGTctacaaattcatgtgttactccctTTCTTTTATCTATTAACCCCGTTTCCTTTTTCCTTTAGAAGGAGTGTTCTTATTTTGGTGGAGTTGTACTTACTTTCCTAGTAGATAAAACCTTGAGGTAATTATgaggtgttgcatcatgctgacccTCCTACCTTGTTTTGGTTTGATGCATATGCTTGAAGTGttttaatttgaatttgtggctattTTGCTTTTCAATCAaaaggagaaaataaaaagaaaatgaaattcaaatttcagaataaaagaaaacctaaaggagcccaacccccccccccccccgcggcctTTCGACCCAACTGGCCCGCTCTACCCACGCCCgcttccccctcctctctctcttctctctctctctgcagcTGGGTCCGCTCCATCTCGCTCGCGTgcccgctctcccctctctctgcaCTGTGGGTCCCGCCTATCGGCGCTACCCCACTCGCCTGCACACCCGCTCCCTCTCTATGCTCGATGGGCCCCGCCCGCCAGCGGCTCCGAGCGCGCCCGCAGCCACCTCTCCCACTCCGTGCGCACGCACGCTGAGAACGGCGCCCCCACCGCGTCCATGCGAAACCGTCGTCCCTGACCCCTTTTGGAGCATCTACGCACGCCCACTCCTCCCCTCGTCTCATTTCTCTCGCCCAAACCACCCTCGCCCCGAGCTCTTCGGAGCTCTCCCCCATCGAGTTGCTCGCGCTCCAGATTCCCCACGACGAGATCGCCCCGCCGTTCCCGACCGTGGTCCGCCATCGCTGCCTGAAGCTCTGCCCCAGTCGAGCCTCACCCAAGGTAAGCTCGCTGGCCGGactttcttttctctctcccccgttCTCTCTTCTTCGTCGTGTAGTCGTCGATGATGACCGACGACGGCATTGCTCCGTCGCGCCGTGGTCCTTCGGTCAACCGTTGTCGCCCCCACGTTCCCTATTTCACCAGAGCGTTGCTGGGGCCCTCCCCATTCCCATGCACACGCGGTCGGAGGAAGAAGGCAGCTCTGACGGCTGGGCCCCGCCTGGCAGCCTCCCCGCGCTGGTCCTCCTTCCCCCCTCTTTGAGTCGTTGACGCTCGACCCCACTCGGCAGCTGCGCTAGCCCACTCCCTTTCCCTTCTCTGGGTCACCAACCGGCGGATCCCCGCCTGTCAGCACAGCCCTGCCTAGGCCACTGACCGCTCGGCCTAGCTGGCCAGTCCCCACGCCAGCACCTGAGTCGCCGAGCCCTGGCCACCACCTATCGGTCGCACCCACGCTCTGCGCCCGCCCTTCGCCGTTTTTAATCTCAGTCGTGGATCCGAGATCCGGCGGCCGAGGAAGcatgataccccttcgcccgcattTTCAACTAAAGCCCCCATGTTTCTGGAAATAAACCCACTGTCCATTTTCTTTTCATCTGAGCTCCTGGAACCTTGCAGTTAGGCCCTCAGACCTTCAGTTAATCAATAAAATGCATTTAATTTAGAGTTTTAAATCCCAAATacctgtaaaattcataacttagccATATTAATGtcgaattaggtgcttcaaattgcatttTGTTCATTTTGTTTTTGTCTATCTGCTGAAAGTATGGTCATCCACTGTTTTGGTATCTCAATTTATAGTTGATCCCTAGTTTAAAGATTATGCTATTGGAGCCTTAATAGAAATAGAACAAAGATAGGAAACCCTAACAAATATTCAAATACTCAAGTTTATAGGCTTAACATTATATGATGTGTAATCCCATCACTAAACTAATTATACCTGAACAAGTGCTATAACCACATAGACTTGGTTAGTGAATAATGAACCACTTTGTATAGTGATCTACCCTAGGCTAAGGGCACACCTCTTTGTTTGTACCTTTTTGATGAACATATGTTTACTCTGTTGCaactgtttggtgtactgttcttttgttacttcaccaagtgtgttgaatgaatgattacttTGTATATACAACGAGTCCATGTTTCCCAAGGGAGTTGCAGGAGAAGTCCCTGACCAGCAACTTGGTAaaagcaagtgtcctctgacccattatgtcttacttactttataatttactctctcgcataccatgatcaacctaaggattgactatttTTCTGTTTATCTTGTCCATCCGTTCTAAAATAATAGTCGTTTTAGCTATAaacttttatgtctatattcatatGGATGATTATGAACCTAgacatatataaaacacatatattaatttaattattgtatgaatccaGTAAAAAGGTAAAACAAATTTTTATTTGAGACGGAGTGAGGTGAGTAAATGGCGATTGCTTTGCTTGATAGTGACGACAAAATTGTACAAGTACAAACCTTCATTTGCAGAAGCCGTTTTCGCACCAGAATAAAGTTTACACGCGAGATGCCATGGATTATTATTTACAACAAGTGTACTGGTACACGTAACTGCAAATGTTTGAGTCGATCCATATGTTGACTACTTATTTATTGTTTAATTAATAAAATAAAATGATAATTAAAACGAAAACAGATGCACACCACCATGTCACATTAGTGGATAGGGCGGGCGGATGGCGATGCCGCAGAGCCCCTCCGGCTTGCCGGCGACGTCTTTCTTCATCCTGATGTATCCGCCGTCGCCCCACCCCTGCCCCCACGAGTTCTTGACGATTCAGTACCTGTCGCCGCCGGCCGCCTCCTGGCCGTAGCCGACGACGGTGACGCCGTGTTTGAGGTTGGTCCCGCAGGGCCCGTTGTACACTCCCTTCTTGTAGTGCTGGAAGTTGTCGCCGCCGGCCTCGATGGACACGGCCACGGGCTGCCCCGCCACGGCGTTGGCCAGCGACGCCTCGCTCCGGGTGAACCCGTCCATCCAGGACAAAAGCATGTGTGTTTTGCGCAGTGACAAGCATGCATGCATGTGGGACAGGCAAGAGCAACAACTGGTGGCAAATGACAGGTGCCAGGAaggacagaatgatgatggtgtcAGTTACGGATTGTGCGTACCAcatcggccttggttcttcaacgGCGTCACGGCGCCGCTGGctcgccagtccacgctcgccggcgcGGAGGTGGACAGGTTCACGTACACCGGCAGCTGGCCCGGCGCGCCCCCGACGGCGTCAACCGGCCCCGCGCGCGTGGTGATCACCGACTCGTCCGCGGGCAGCTGCGCCGGCGCGGGCGCCGTGTACATGGCCATGAACTCCTGGTTGGTGAGGTCGGTGTAGGCCGTCTCGCCGAGCTCGTACGTGAGCCCCGCCGCCTCGGCCTCGGCGTTGGTGGCCTCGATGTACGCCATGTTGCGCGCGTACACCCGGAACCGCCGCCGCTCCTCGGCGACCGTGGCGTAGGACTTGTTGTACGCCGCCTTCCACCGCTGGAACCGCTCTATCATCGAGCTGTCGTCGGTGCTCATGCTCCCCTCCATGTCGCCGGCACGTCTGTGGGCCCTCGCCGACGAGCAGCCGTGGTGGAAGAcagcgaggaggaggaggaggagcacgcATGGCAGCGACCGTTTGGAGGAGGACGCCATGCTGGCTGATCGATCGGGACTGGTTGGCCCAGCCCTGTGGCAGGTCTACCGTCTACGCTTATGGAAGAGACAAATGATTATTGATCCAGGTGCATATATAAACGAGTGGTGCTGAGATGGATATACGTACATAACTGTGATTGGAGAGGGGACGGACAAGTCAAGTGCTGCTGCACCTTGATCGACCCTACCTTCCCAACGTCAGTAGTGCTGACAAAAGTAGCATAGACACACCAGTTCAAACTTGTGATGCCCCAAAAAACATGTTTACTATAAAccaaatactccctccgtttttaAATATACGTTGTtgacttttttaaaaaaactttgatCACTCGTCTTATTCTTATCTTATTCAAAAATCTAAAATTTAAGTCACACTCAAACTACCACTAGTCGGTtactcgtgcgttgcgacggcttacaacaatacccacgtaaattattCACCAAAAAAAAAGATTTTTTTATTGTCTTTactctccgtataatatttttttgatttggctaactgatgttattgtttactccatgcaacatatcttggtacaacacgaccaatgaagtgagcgattagaagagagttcacaacgactgactgaacaaaTAGAGatcataaaatgacataattccaccatacagagaccaaataagagaaagtttgtgagttcaagtttctaaaataagtcacatgaactcaaacttataaaaaatatagatcaaaatatggagtgattgctaaagtcaggcaccaataaaaactggatgtgctccatataaattatgctacttcgtagcaattactaactttcttaccaacaaataaccttttatttaactgttagtgtgacaaatcattgttgctccatccaattcagcaacctcaaacaccatggagtccattgcgccaatgtggtctcaagcCTCAGCCCATATTGCTGGTCCAGCCCGACAtgattatattttttttattttacaaaaaacgtatatacatatctctactactacttaagtTTCTAACGTAGGCGTCCACACAACGgattggtgcacggttctgccgatCTCTCCCACGCACGCGCATGGAAGCAGGTAGGCACCCTTCCCCGCGGCCCAGGATCTCGCCCCTCGCGGATCTCGCGCCAGCCCCCGCCCTACACCCGCCTGCCCTTCCTCTCTTCCCTCGCTGCCCCGCCGCGGATCTCGCCCCCCACGGATCTCGCGCTAGCCACAACCGCGCACCCTCCCACGCGCGATGGAAGCAGCCCGCCATGCCCTTCCCACCACAACCGCGCAGCACCGTCCCCCGCAGAGCCGGAGACGAGGTAGGCGATCATGGGCAAGGCGCCCCGCGCGGGGCGctccttggcctcgacgaagaggGGCTCGACGAAGGCCGCGGAGGGGAGCGGCGAGAAGGAGATGAGCAGCGCGCGGGAGGAGAAGAAGAGCAACACGAAGATGAGGAGCGATGAGAGCAGGACCGAGGCCAGCAACAACGCCGCCCACCGCCAGTGAGCGTGGATGTGtgtcgccgcccccgcccccaccCTTCCTCATCGCCCCTCAtccgcgtcggccaccgccgagcCCATTTCAAACCCGGAAAAACCCCAAGCGCATTGAGGAAGCGGCCAGCGGTGGTCCCTTCCCCCCTCCAGTCTCCACCCTCCAGAGTCCAGACCTCCACTGTCCACTCCAAAGCGCAGCAGCGGGCAAAACCAGTCACCCGCTAGATCCGATTACTCGCTAGATCCGATTCGGCTTCCCTCTCACTCATCTCGCCCGACCTCCGCGAAGAGATCTGGCGATGGTGCCGACGAAGAGGAAGCGGACAACAGGTGCCACCGAACCCTCCCTAAACCCTAGCTTCGGATCTCGATGGCGAACCCCCACGTCTTCTTCGACATGACCATCGGCGGTGCCCCGGTCGGCCGGATCGTGATGGAGTTGTACGCCAACGAGGTGCCCAAGACCGTGGAGAACTTCCACGCGCTGTGCCGTGACAAACCCGTTCCACGCCGTGCTCTTCCGGGTGGACACCGCGGGTGCTGACTGCGTCGAGCGCCTCCAGGACGCCCTTGCCGCCATCACCGACGAGGACGGCCGCTCGCCTTGCGTGCTCCACAGGGACGTGGCCGTCTACTCCAAGCTGTACCAGCTCAGCTTCTCCGACAGGGACTTCCTCGCCGACTTCAGCAACGCACCAGAATGGGTCGACGTCACGAACCCGGGCCCCGTGCCGCTCGCCGTGGCCACACGGTTCGACGAGTGGGTCACGAAGCTGCTGAGCGAGCTCGCTGACGCGGCGGCGGGGCAAACGGGCAGGTGGGCCGTCGGCGAAGCGCCATGGTCGTCGTCGGGGGGCAGGAACCAGGCGGTGTACGCGCGTCGCGtgcccgactcttcatcgcctccACCCGCTCTAGCgtctccaccacctccttcaTCGAGGGCCAACTGCGGGGCTCGACGGCTAGGCAGTCGAGCGTCAGctgcgccgcctggaacgcctgccTGGAGTTGTACTGGCCCTCGAACCGCGGGTCCATGAGCCGTGCCAGCCTCCGACGGTCCGCCAGGTACAGCTTCGCTCCTGGAATGGCCATTTTCTCTTAGAAAGTGACAAGGCACACTCCTGGAATGGCCATTCATGATTCTTGTGTGATATATATATCCATTTGGCCGCAGCAACTGCTGGTGCATGATCATTGTCACGGCGGCAGGCATGTGCTCAAGACTTGTGTAGACTATTTGTTCACTTGTTTGAGTAGTAGTATCATGCCAGATCAATGTCACGGCGGCAGCCATGTGCtcaatactagaaatacatttaATTGCAGTATTTCTGTATCCGTATCACATATCAGGTTAAAAGAAGTAAGGCTACTAACTTTATAGGAAGCTGCTTAATGAGACTGAAACCACTTGTTATTCTATTCTGAATTACTGGTAATTTCTTTGTTGCTACAATTTATATTACGACATATTATCTTGAAGTATAAAGCAGGGATACTGGTTCCTTCTCTTGAATACAAACGGGCTATAGTTGATAAAATTGATTAACTGATTTTGTGACTATGAATCTGACGGAtttgtgtttccttgtttttTCGGCTTCAGGGAGTGTCCTTTTGATCTTAAAGAAGCAATATCAAGTATCTGTTTTGCTGCTCCAAGATGTGCAGATCTACATGAACTGTTACAACTTAAAATGATCTTTGCAACTAAATATGGGAAGGAATTTGTTGTTGCAGCTTCAGAGTTGATGCCTGATTGCGAGGTCAATCGTCAGATTATATGACCTTGTGCAGATAATTGAACTACTCTCTGTCCGTCCATGTTCTCATAGATATCCAGTCCTCACTCATATCCATATTTTTGGCAGGGAGCAGACCATGCAGAATTTGTGAAGGCAGCAACCACAGACAATGAGGTACACTTTGTAGAAACCAGTGATACAAGTGTTGCCGAAGTTCTATTTCTAGGTATTACGTCTGAGGAGAAATTTGTGGGCCTCGTTAAAAGCGAGCCAGAGAAGTTTGAAAAGTTCGGTAAGTATTTTGTAAAGTTTACTGGAGAAAAGACAcgggcctgtttgtttcggcttctggcagcttctggccaccaaaagctgttgcagactgccaaacgctcagcttttcagccagcttttataaaattcattgaggcaaaaaccatccaaaatcaacataaacacataatcggttgagtcgttgtaatagtaggaatccgtcactttctagatcctgagccctatgaacaactttattttcctccacacgtaatcgtaatgatactcagattctccccacagctagattctccccacaaccagattttcagaaaagctggtcagaaaaaagctggacCAAACAGGCCCACAGATTACTGAAGCAAATATGCTGGGTTAAATTGCAATTCTTGTTCCATATGCCGTAACTCATACAGTGGGATTTTGCAGATGGGAAATTTGAAGAAAAGGAAATTTTGCGGTCTGTGGAGCTCAACAAGTTTCCTCTAATTACTGTATTCACTGAGCTCAATTCCGGTAAAGTATATTCAAGCCCTATTAAGCTGCAGGTTGGAACTCTCTGCCTTTTCTCTACTTTGCTGATCAATCACATGTATGTTTCATTCAACTGCAATAAACCATTAACTGTATAATGACCAAAAGAAAACTATAGTACACTTACAATCCTTACAAAAGGACAGTTAAATTTATTCTCTTGCAAATTTGTTCTAGGTCTTCACCTTTGCAGAGGCTTATGGTTTTGAAGATCTGGAATCTATGGTTGAAGAAATAGCCAGAGCATTCAAGACAAAGGTGCCAACATATTGGTGCTTTTATTTTGTTTCTTACCATAATCACATCACCTGGATGACTGTTTTGGTTAAACATGTTTTCCCACGACATTGCAGATAATGTTTATATATGTTGACACTGCTGAAGAAAACCTTGCAAAACCATTCCTCACTGTTTATGGCCTTGAATCAGAAAAAAGCCTACTGTAAGTCTCATGTTGGACTCCTAATTAGTATGCATATTGTTTTTTTTTCATGAATGCACGAGGGCACTTGTGTTCTACCGCTGACGTCTTGTGACTTATGAGTGGGTATGGGTGGAGTCCGATTGGTTACTGACTTGGATAATTGATTCCTTAAAGGTAGTGGGTGATAATAATAGCAGTTATTACTCTGGGACGTGAGCTGACAACCGTCAACTTTTTTCTATGTTGTTTAAGTCCAAGATTTCTGTTAGACATAAAGGGTTGTTAGATGATCTTGTTTGGGTTACCTGCTCATTTCTTTGCTCTGGATGAAGATGTCACAAATAACTCTAACTTCTTCAAGGAGAAGCTTACTCAAGCCCTTCGACACTTCAAGGATTTCATCTTTTGATTTATTTTCTTATATTCATCTTGAGTCCATGGAGTTCGGCAGAGCACACGTTATTCAAACATTCTTTGCCAGTGATAGGAATAAGGAGCTAGCAACAAACTACCTTCTTGAGCATGCTGGTGAGGAAGATTAAGCCGGTGTAGTTTTCATACGGTGAGAACTCTGCCATCCTCTGGTTGGTTATCTTCCTAAACATATATGGCAAGTGGCTCACATGTGGGGTGATTTTCTTTTTTCTGCAATTTCTTGCACGACGCTCGACATCGGATGCTGGGTGTGTGCTCACATCGTATCGGAGAGGGACGATCTGCATAGCGATTGTTGGTCGAGTGAATCGTGCGGCGGGGTCAGGTGATAAGCTATTCTAAATCGTGGTTCATTTGGTTGATTTACAGGGAGTACTGCTTATTACATAACATGTATAACTCTTTCACTTGTGGAGCAATGGGCCACCGAGAAGAAGTCCATTGAGAGCTGCAAGCTCATCTTCACCCAAGCAAAACAGTATGCTAAGGAATACGATGCCCAGGTCAGATGCCCTTCACCCGCTCTACACATGTTGCTCTCAAATTCGTATCACTCGCCGGGTGTGTGACGATCTCAGCGCATGCACATTTGATTGGTGTAGGGTTGGGATCGAGATGCCCACGATCAAGGTGCGGTCGGCAACAGTAGCTTCCCCACCGTCCTCAATTGCGTCGTCAACAGTCAACACACCTGAGGTTCATATTTACTTGTGGTATTTATTTGTTCCACAATTTACCTGCAGATGCAAGATATGGTTGCAACATCAAATATAACTGATTGTTCAATTTTTTATTCATTATTGTAGACTCGGAGACCTTGGACGAGATTGTATCTTCTGTAAGACAAATATtaagtattgatgatgaaaaaagaAGCAGTTCAACTCTTGGTAAGATCAACCGACTTTAGCCTCATAATGGTCCTATGAATTAGTAGGCATACAAAGCATTTAACTTCCAAATATTGTGAAGGTCCACTATGATATTTATTAGATGCACAATATTGATGAAAATAACTATTTTCGTTATACTTTATGAGCTTGAGCTATCATCCGTGTGACCATGTCTTTGCATCACCATGGGTGATGGTATAAATGGTTTTTAGTCATCATTCTACCAACTAAAAGATGATTTGTATTTTCTTGCACTAGCCAACTTGATTTGTTCTGTGTAGTACAAAGATGATGAAGGTGACAAAGTGTTGTTGACAATATATGTCGATGTAGTCGCTCTCAGTGGTGCAGCAGTGATCGTTTACTTGAAACGGTATCAGATGCGATTTCCAAAACTAGAGGATTTTTTTGAGGAGCGTGATTTGTGGCATATGAAACAAGCATTGCCATCAGC
This portion of the Zea mays cultivar B73 chromosome 2, Zm-B73-REFERENCE-NAM-5.0, whole genome shotgun sequence genome encodes:
- the LOC111590888 gene encoding mitochondrial fission regulator 1, giving the protein MILVAIMAELLEEYTAAVARAVERLLSSAAPRRILPRRVRFLVLRSLPFASPPPPPMAAAPPPPPPPPPHATVLTS